CCCGGGCGCCCCGTCGTCCAACCGACTCGGCGACACCGACGAGGCGCCCCGCCTCCCCCACCAGTCGACTGTGCGGTTCCACCGCGTCACGAGTGCCGACGGCACTCTGATCGAGGCCTGGCACAACGAGGCCTGGCACCGCGGCGGTGACGGCCCGGTCGTCCTGCTGTGCAACGGCCTGGGCACCAACGCCTACTCCTGGCCCGACCTGCTGCGCGACGACTGCCCGGTGCGGGTCATCTCCTGGAACCACCGCGGGGTCGGTCGCAGCGCCCGCCCCTCCGACCCCGACCGCTGCGGGGTCGACGCGTTCGTCGAGGACGCGATCGCCGTCATGGACGCCGCCGGGGTCGAGTCCGCGGTCCTCGCGGGCTGGTCGATCGGCGTCAACACCGCCTTCGAGCTCGCCGTCCGCCACCCCCAGCGGGTGAAGGGCATCTTCGCCGTCGCCGGCGTCCCCGGCGGCACCTTCGAGTCGATGTTCGCCCCCATGTTCGTGCCGCGGGCGCTGCGCAAGCCGCTCAGCATCACCGCCGCCCGCACGATGAAGGCCGGCAGCCCCGTCCTCACGCCGGTGGCCCGCCGCATCCCGATGGGGCCGATCTCCACGACGGTCCTGCGGTGGAGCGGCTTCATGATGCCGTTCGCGCGCGGGGAGCACGTCCGGCGCACCGTGCGCGAGTTCCTGACCACGCCGGTCGACTGGTACATGCACCTCGCCCTGCACTCCGCCCGCCACCTGCGGGTCTCGCTGTCCAAGGTGGACGTGCCCTGCGCGTTCGTCGGCGCCCAGTTCGACATCCTCGCCTCCACCCGCGACATGCGGACCGCGGCCGACCGGATCCCCGGGGCGTCCTACGTCAACCTCTTCGGCACCCACTTCCTCACCCTCGAGCGCCCGCGGCAGATCACCTCGATGCTGCTCGAGCTGTGCGAGCGGGTGGAGGCGGCTGCCTAGGCTCGAGGCATGAGCCGCCTCGCCGTCGCCGTCGCCGCGACCGTGGGGGCCGCGCTGCTCGCGGCCTGCGGCGGGGACCCCGGCAAGGACCGCAGCGGGGACCCCGCCGCCCTGGGCCCCCAGCCCTCGGAGCCCCAGCCCTCGACCGTCACCGCCCGGCCGGTCGCCCCGACCCCGGACGGGCAGGTCCGCCCCCGGGTCACCGGGACGGTCGCCACGGGCCTGGAGGTGCCGTGGGGGGTCACGTTCCTCCCCGACGGCTCGGCACTGGTGGGCGAGCGCGACAGCACCCGCGTGCTGTCGATCCCTGCCGGCGGAGGGGCCCCCCGCGAGGTCGGCCGGGTCGAGGTCGCCGCACCCCGCGGCGAGGCGGGGCTGCTCGGCCTGGCCGCCTCCCCGTCGTACGCCGAGGACCGCACGGTCTTCGCCTACGTCTCCACCGAGTCCGACAACCGCGTCGTCCGCTTCACCGTGCGGGACGGGCGCATGGGCAGCGTCGAGCCGGTGCTGACCGGCATCCCCAACGGGTTCATCCACGACGGCGGCCGGCTGCTGTTCGCGACGGACGGCACGCTGTTCGTCTCCACCGGCGAGACCGGCGTGCCCGAGCTCGCGCAGGACGTCGGCTCGCTCGGCGGCAAGATCCTGCACATCACCCCCGACGGCCGGCCCGCGCCGGACAACCCCCGCCGCGGGTCACCGGTGTGGACGATGGGCCACCGCAACGTCCAGGGCCTGGCGTACGACGACCAGGGCCGGCTCTGGGCGACCGAGTTCGGCCAGCAGACCTGGGACGAGCTCAACCTGGTCGAGAAGGGCCGCAACTACGGCTGGCCCGTCTACGAGGGTCGCGGGGAGGGACCGGGCAGCGAGGACTACCGCGACCCGTTCGTCACCTGGCGCACCGACGACGCCTCGCCCTCGGGCCTGGCCTACCTCGACGGCTCGCTGTGGGCCGGGGCGCTCAAGGGCGAGCGGCTGTGGCAGGTGCCCGTCACCACCGACGGCGTGGGCAGGCCGCGGGGCTGGTTCGTCGGCGACCACGGCCGCCTGCGCACGGTGACCGCCGCCCCCGACGGGACGCTGTGGGTGACCACGTCCAACCGGGACGGGCGCGGGGCGCCGCGTCGCGGCGACGACCGGGTCCTCCAGGTGACCCTCAGGTGAGGACGGACTCGAGGCTGACCGGCTCGATGCCGACCGCCTCGCCGACCGGGGCGTTGGTGAGCTGCCCGGCGTGGGTGTTGAGCCCCAGCGCGAGGGCCTTGTCGTCGCGGCAGGCCTGCTGCCAGCCCTTGTCCGCCAGCGCGACGGTGTAGGGCAGCGTCACGTTGGTCAGGGCGTACGTCGAGGTGTTGGGCACCGCGCCCGGCATGTTGGCCACGCAGTAGAACACCGAGCCGTGGACGGTGTACGTCGGGTCGGCGTGGGTCGTCGGACGGGTGTCCTCGAAGCAGCCGCCCTGGTCCACCGCGATGTCGACGAGCACCGAGCCGGGCTTCATGCGCGAGACCAGGTCGTTGCTGACCAGCTTGGGCGCGGCCGCGCCGGGGATGAGCACGGCGCCGATGACCAGGTCGGCCTCCATCACCTGCTGCTCGATCGCCAGCGACGACGAGGCGAGGCCGTGGACGCGGTTGTTGTAGCGCCAGAACGACATCCGCAGCTTGTCGAGGTCGGTGTCGAGCAAGGTGACGTCGGCGCCCATGCCGAGGGCGATGTTGGCGGCGTTCTGGCCCGAGACGCCGGCGCCGATGATGACGACCTTGGCCTGGGCCACGCCGCCGACGCCGCCGAGCAGGACGCCGCGGCCGCCCTGGGCGCGCATGAGCGAGTGGGCGCCGACCTGGGGCGCGAGGCAGCCCGCGACCTCCGACATCGGGTAGAGCAGCGGCAGCCCGCCCGACGGCAGCTGCACCGTCTCGTAGGCGATGCCGGTGGTGCCGCGCCGCAGCAGCTCCTCGGCGAGGGGCTTGTCGGCGGCGAGGTGGAGGTAGGTGAACAGCGTCAGGTCGTCACGGAGGCGGTGGTACTCCTCGGCGACCGGCTCCTTGACCTTGAGCACCATCTCGGCGCCGCCCCAGACCTCGTCGGCGGAGTCGATGATCGTGGCGCCGGCGGCGACGTACTCCTCGTCGGGGATCTGCGACCCGACGCCGGCGTCCTTCTGGACGACGACGGAGTGCCCGTGCTTGACCAGCTCGTGCACCCCGACGGGCGTGATGGCCACGCGGTACTCGTGGTTCTTGACTTCCTTCGGGATGCCGATCCTCATGGGTCCTCCTGTCGCGGAATCGGGCTCCATCATCGGTCTCTTCCCACTGGATCCGCAATCCAAGCCGCCGCATTCGAGGGAAAACGCAGCAATTCGGCCTGCGTTCAGCGCCCCGCGGCACCCGACTCGTAGGCGAGGACGACCGCCGCCACGCGGTCGCGGACCTCGAGCTTGGCGAGGAGGCGCGCCACGTGGGTCTTCACCGTGCCCGTGCTGAGGAACAGCTCGTCGGCGATCTCCTGGTTGGAGAGCCCGCGCGCGACCAGCCCGAGCACCTCCCGCTCGCGGTCGGTCAGCCGTTCGAGGCGTACGACGAGCGCCGGGTCCGGCGCGGACCGGCCGGCCCCCGCGAACCCCTCGATCACACGCCGGGTGACCTCGCGTGACAGCAGGCCCTCCCCCGCCGCGACCGCGCGCACGGCGTCGACCATCTGCTCGGCCGGGGCGTTCTTGAGCAGGTAGCCGCTCGCCCCCGCTCGGAGCGCGTCGCCGAGGAGCGAGTCGCTGTCGAAGGTGGTCACGATCAGCACCCGGGGGGTGTCCGGACCTCCGGCCACGACGCGGCGGGTCGCCTCGACCCCGTCGAGGCGCGGCATCCGGATGTCCATCACGACCACGTCCGGCGCCAGCCGCGCGGCCGCGCGGACCGCCGCCTCCCCGTCCCCCACCTCGCCGACCACCGTGAGGTCGGGCTCGGTCTCCAGGATCATGCGCAGGCCGGTGCGCACGAGCTCCTGGTCGTCGGCCAGCAGCACCCGCACGGTCCCGGTCACCGCGCGACCTCCGGCAGCGCCGCGCGCAGCGCGAAGCCCGACTCCTCGCGCGGTCCCGCCTCCAGCGTGCCGCCGAACACGCTGACCCGCTCGGCCATGCCCACCAGCCCGAAGCCGTGACCGTCGGACGGGACGCGGGCGACCCGCCCGCCCCCGTCGTCCTCGACCGTGATGGTGAGCCAGCCGTCGGCGCGGTCCACCCGGACGCTGGCCCGGCTGGCCGGGGCGTGGCGCAGCGCGTTGGTCAGGCCCTCCTGGACGATGCGCACGACGGTCAGGGCCAGCGCGGGGTTGAGGTCGTCGACGTGCTCGATGCCGGCGCTCTCGACCTGCAGGCCGGCGGCGCGCACCTCGTCGACCACGGCCGCCGCCCGGGCCGAGGAGCCGAGCCCGAAGGCCTCGTCCCCGGCCTCCGACGGCGTCCGCAGCACCCCGAGGAGCCGGCGCAGCTCCTCGACCGCCTGGCGACCCGCCCCCTCGACGGCCAGGAGCGCGTCGCTCTCCACCTGCTGCTCGGGCCGCAGGCGGCGGCGTACGGCGGCGGCCTGGAGGCCCATCACGCTGATCGCGTGCCC
This genomic window from Nocardioides marmoribigeumensis contains:
- a CDS encoding alpha/beta fold hydrolase, with product MPVQENAFRADPGAPSSNRLGDTDEAPRLPHQSTVRFHRVTSADGTLIEAWHNEAWHRGGDGPVVLLCNGLGTNAYSWPDLLRDDCPVRVISWNHRGVGRSARPSDPDRCGVDAFVEDAIAVMDAAGVESAVLAGWSIGVNTAFELAVRHPQRVKGIFAVAGVPGGTFESMFAPMFVPRALRKPLSITAARTMKAGSPVLTPVARRIPMGPISTTVLRWSGFMMPFARGEHVRRTVREFLTTPVDWYMHLALHSARHLRVSLSKVDVPCAFVGAQFDILASTRDMRTAADRIPGASYVNLFGTHFLTLERPRQITSMLLELCERVEAAA
- a CDS encoding PQQ-dependent sugar dehydrogenase; protein product: MSRLAVAVAATVGAALLAACGGDPGKDRSGDPAALGPQPSEPQPSTVTARPVAPTPDGQVRPRVTGTVATGLEVPWGVTFLPDGSALVGERDSTRVLSIPAGGGAPREVGRVEVAAPRGEAGLLGLAASPSYAEDRTVFAYVSTESDNRVVRFTVRDGRMGSVEPVLTGIPNGFIHDGGRLLFATDGTLFVSTGETGVPELAQDVGSLGGKILHITPDGRPAPDNPRRGSPVWTMGHRNVQGLAYDDQGRLWATEFGQQTWDELNLVEKGRNYGWPVYEGRGEGPGSEDYRDPFVTWRTDDASPSGLAYLDGSLWAGALKGERLWQVPVTTDGVGRPRGWFVGDHGRLRTVTAAPDGTLWVTTSNRDGRGAPRRGDDRVLQVTLR
- the ald gene encoding alanine dehydrogenase, which encodes MRIGIPKEVKNHEYRVAITPVGVHELVKHGHSVVVQKDAGVGSQIPDEEYVAAGATIIDSADEVWGGAEMVLKVKEPVAEEYHRLRDDLTLFTYLHLAADKPLAEELLRRGTTGIAYETVQLPSGGLPLLYPMSEVAGCLAPQVGAHSLMRAQGGRGVLLGGVGGVAQAKVVIIGAGVSGQNAANIALGMGADVTLLDTDLDKLRMSFWRYNNRVHGLASSSLAIEQQVMEADLVIGAVLIPGAAAPKLVSNDLVSRMKPGSVLVDIAVDQGGCFEDTRPTTHADPTYTVHGSVFYCVANMPGAVPNTSTYALTNVTLPYTVALADKGWQQACRDDKALALGLNTHAGQLTNAPVGEAVGIEPVSLESVLT
- a CDS encoding response regulator transcription factor, which codes for MTGTVRVLLADDQELVRTGLRMILETEPDLTVVGEVGDGEAAVRAAARLAPDVVVMDIRMPRLDGVEATRRVVAGGPDTPRVLIVTTFDSDSLLGDALRAGASGYLLKNAPAEQMVDAVRAVAAGEGLLSREVTRRVIEGFAGAGRSAPDPALVVRLERLTDREREVLGLVARGLSNQEIADELFLSTGTVKTHVARLLAKLEVRDRVAAVVLAYESGAAGR
- a CDS encoding sensor histidine kinase translates to MGRPWARLSPLDVVLAVLAVLVGWVEVQTGGVAWPRSLLVSLPLAVPVVLRTPLPLLAAVLGGLVLPASLWEVSGAESLAAVAVPMLALYSAGRALSLAGAGFALATCVASIGVAVRASAGLHLSDAVVLSLGMLLAVGVGRASREMLFEADQVREEAARAARQHEQDVAAATADERLRIARELHDVLGHAISVMGLQAAAVRRRLRPEQQVESDALLAVEGAGRQAVEELRRLLGVLRTPSEAGDEAFGLGSSARAAAVVDEVRAAGLQVESAGIEHVDDLNPALALTVVRIVQEGLTNALRHAPASRASVRVDRADGWLTITVEDDGGGRVARVPSDGHGFGLVGMAERVSVFGGTLEAGPREESGFALRAALPEVAR